From the Simplicispira suum genome, the window CTGTTTGAGGCGGATGTAACTTCCGTGCATGCCGTGGTGGGTACACCCGAAAAGCGCTGCTGGATCGAACGCGAGCAAGCGCCGCAGAACGAAAACCAGGTGAATGCTCCCGGGGCGGTCCTGGGCGCCCTGCTGGGCGGCGTTCTGGGGCATCAGGTTGGTGGGGGCACCGGCAAGGACATTGCTACTGCGGGCGGCGCGATTGCGGGGGCGGTGATCGGCTCCAGAATGGGCGGAAACGGCAGTCCACAGTCCGTACCCCAAAATGTGCAGCGTTGTGAAGACCTGCCGCATCAGGCGCGTACCGAGTATTGGGATGTGACCTACACCTTCAGGGGCGAAGAGCATCGCATTCAAATGGCCTCCCCGCCAGGTCGCACTATCAGCGTCAACGCGCAAGGTGAACCACGCACGTGAATGTGCCTGCTGCTCAAGCCAGATTCCAGTGCCTGGCAAGCTTCCAGATCGCATGGCAAGGATGTTCGATGGGTATCAACCCGTCGCGCATCCTTGTGATGCCTTAGTCTGAAGGGACGTCATCCTGGAATCGGGAGCGGCCAGAGGTGGCCGCCCACCATGCTTTCCCGACGCGAGTGACAGAGACTGCGTCAGAGAAACAAAAAAAGCGACCATTTGGGGGTCGCTTTTTTTCTATACCCTCGCCAATCTGTTGATCAACAAAGGAAATTATTTGGTGGCCTGGGACGGAATCGAACCGCCGACACAAGGATTTTCAATCCTCTGCTCTACCGACTGAGCTACCGGGCCTGAGCCATAAATTATAGCCAGGAAAATTGAGCGAGTTTTCCTGGTGTGAAACTAATTGCGCTTACCGCGGGCCAGGTCGACGCCGAGCTGGCGCAACTTGCGATAGAGGTGGGTGCGCTCCAGACCGGTTTTTTCGGCGACGCGCGTCATGGAGCCTCCCTCGCGCGCGAGGTGAAATTCGAAATAGGCCTTTTCAAATCCGTCGCGCGCTTCGCGCAAGGGACGGTCCAGATCGAAGCCCTGGTGCGCATGGGGGCCCTGCTCAAGCTCCATGGTCACGGCAAACTGCTGCACGGTTGCATCGGCGCTTACGACAGGGGCCGGGGCCGCAACTATGGGCGCGACAACCGCAGGGGGGGTCGTTCGCGCAGCATGACGGGCCAAGCCTTGCTCTACGGCCTTGAGCAATTTCTGCAGCGTGATGGGTTTTTCCAGAAAGGCGAACGCACCGATGCGCGTGGCGTCCACCGCTGTGTCGATCGTTGCGTGACCACTCATCATGATGACCGGCATGGTGAGCAAGCCGCTGGCCGCCCACTCCTTGAGGAGAGAAACGCCATCGGTGTCGGGCATCCAGATGTCGAGCAACACCAGATCGTATTCGTTCGCATTGCGGGCGATGCGAGCCTGCGTGGCGTTTTCCGCCAGATCGACGCTATGGCCTTCGTCATTCAGGATCTCGGATAGAAGGTCCCGTATGCCCAATTCGTCGTCTACCACCAATAAATTTGCCATGTGCGAAATGCCTTGAATCTGCGACGTGCCGAACTTATGTCGTCACGTGCGTTGCCGCGAATGATAGCGATACTTGTGCACCGACGGGATGTCCATCCTGCTCGCGATTGTTGAGAGTGATGCGTGCGCCGTGTTCATCGGCAATTTTCTTGACCACCGCCAGGCCCAGGCCTGTGCCGCGATCTTTGGTTGTCACGTACGGTTCAAACGCGCGCTGCAGGATGTGGGGAGGAAAACCGGGACCCTGGTCGGACACCGTCAGGCTGACACGGTGAGACGCCGCGCTAAACCGGGTGGTGAGACTCACGGGTGCCGAAATTGCCGCAGCGCTCGCCTGCATCGCCTGTTCCGTAGCGTCCTGCGCGTTCTGCACCAGATTGTGCAGCACCTGACGCAACTGCTGTGCGTCTCCCAAAATCGGGGGACAACAAGGATCTAAATCGGCCTGCACAGGCACATGGCTGTGGCCAGGCTCGTAGAGGTTTAACACTTCCTGCACCAGCGCATTGAGGTCCAGCGGCTTGAGTTCTGCGGCCGGAAGGCGCGCGTAATCACGGAATTCGTTGACCAGCCGTTTCATGGCCTCCACCTGGTCCACGATCGTTTTCACCGACTTGGTGAGCATCGCTTGGTCCGGTGCCGCCAGTTTCGCCAGCAACTTCATTTCCAATCGCTCGGCAGAAAGCTGGATGGGGGTGAGCGGATTCTTGATTTCGTGTGCCAGTCGACGGGCTACTTCGCCCCAGGCCTGGGCACGCTGGGCCGACACGATTTCCGTGATGTCCTCAAACACGA encodes:
- a CDS encoding response regulator → MANLLVVDDELGIRDLLSEILNDEGHSVDLAENATQARIARNANEYDLVLLDIWMPDTDGVSLLKEWAASGLLTMPVIMMSGHATIDTAVDATRIGAFAFLEKPITLQKLLKAVEQGLARHAARTTPPAVVAPIVAAPAPVVSADATVQQFAVTMELEQGPHAHQGFDLDRPLREARDGFEKAYFEFHLAREGGSMTRVAEKTGLERTHLYRKLRQLGVDLARGKRN